The Triticum aestivum cultivar Chinese Spring chromosome 3A, IWGSC CS RefSeq v2.1, whole genome shotgun sequence genome includes a region encoding these proteins:
- the LOC123058493 gene encoding formin-like protein 15, with protein sequence MVSMAAAADDDHDRRRIANLSPSPSDAPAPAQPHRRRLHSFSFPTLSWGTHRLLRCSKDPASAPPPPPPHTPSPDKEMARRSTDGGAGGGSPQRPPQRPWNLRTRRSATAAPGAVGPEAAADAAAEHAPARPAQKRGFSIVLSKEEIAQDFAFFRGTRPPRRPKKRSRPMQRQLDSLCPGLSLVDLTPDSYKIEER encoded by the exons atGGTCTCCATGGCCGCCGCAGCAGACGACGACCACGACCGCCGCCGCATCGCCAACCTCTCGCCGTCTCCCTCGGACGCCCCGGCTCCCGCGCAGCCGCACCGCAGGCGGCTCCACAGCTTCTCCTTCCCCACGCTCAGCTGGGGCACCCACCGCCTCCTCCGGTGCTCCAAGGACCCCGCCTcggcgcctccgcctccgcctccgcacACCCCGTCCCCGGACAAGGAGATGGCCCGCCGCTCCACGGATGGCGGTGCCGGAGGCGGTTCGCCCCAGCGCCCCCCTCAGCGGCCCTGGAACCTCCGCACCCGCCGCTCGGCCACTGCCGCGCCCGGTGCGGTCGGGCCGGAGGCCGCGGCCGATGCTGCGGCGGAGCATGCGCCAGCGCGGCCTGCGCAGAAGCGGGGGTTTTCCATCGTGCTGTCCAAGGAGGAGATCGCCCAGGACTTTGCCTTCTTCCGCGGCACGCGACCCCCGCGCCGGCCCAAGAAGCGCTCTCGCCCGATGCAGCGCCAGCTCGAC TCGCTGTGCCCTGGATTGTCCCTAGTGGATTTGACGCCGGACTCGTACAAGATCGAGGAG AGGTGA